From Melitaea cinxia chromosome 3, ilMelCinx1.1, whole genome shotgun sequence, one genomic window encodes:
- the LOC123668064 gene encoding uncharacterized protein LOC123668064, translated as MITKGSREQGVSRFLARRLHPGHRRDQVTAGACECQGTLYAVRHSRCSVAADMSARALACVCRLALVANLLAAATAAILSSGKDIACVKDGLYVDYDTECREYIRCTAGSVRGRYVCGQERIFSEAAGACVPRSSHPCTRLVCAPEDTLAYATPGTTCRHYYRCVNGTAIDHACPPGSWFDLVTQACSRGAGTCYEPLCAGLPDGNYPDSSHECHRTLHCRGAELRAVVSCNGVCVNTCPPPRAAAVPLPAGDADFCSDEACSSLCQKTSDGTYADRSTGCREYFVCESHRVIRRGVCEPGLLFSGSGCEPAQETLCPPPGRSPCFNRQNGLYRDWRDCSSWYECNRERVTSRGSCESGLVFDGVKCVPKQSFYCEGPRRSSECEGMPSGTYQDLGSNCTHYFHCEGPLKISLACPPGQIYDGAKCSPASQYLCPSLERDSCYGRADGRYRAADAGCRGFYSCVNGEKAVYACQQGLVFDGESCVPAHPSICPSEDYSCSGLADGYHAELDSNCHRYFYCEGGDRLATLSCLGGKIFDGQACVESTIHICGAARKSIIENGGQYCERDGFFVQQGTECRKYYFCVSGVRTHLTCPTGHTFNGQVCVLKEQYTCPG; from the exons ATGATAACCaa AGGCAGTCGCGAACAGGGCGTGTCTAGATTCCTAGCTCGAAGGCTGCATCCGGGCCACCGCAGGGATCAAGTTACGGCAGGGGCGTGCGAATGTCAAGGAACCCTATACGCGGTGCGTCACTCTCGATGTTCAGTCGCAGCCGACATGTCTGCGCGCGCGCTCGCTTGCGTTTGCCGCCTCGCACTCGTTGCCAACCTGCTCGCCGCCGCTACCGCCGCGATACTCTCAA GTGGAAAAGACATCGCATGCGTCAAGGACGGACTCTATGTGGATTATGATACCGAATGCCGTGAATACATACGTTGTACAGCTGGCTCAGTGCGTGGCCGCTACGTCTGCGGTCAGGAACGAATATTCAGTGAAGCTGCAGGAGCGTGCGTACCGCGCAGTAGCCATCCGTGTACGCGCCTCGTGTGTGCTCCGGAAGACACCCTCGCCTACGCGACCCCGGGGACGACGTGTCGTCATTACTACAGATGTGTTAATGGGACAGCTATTGATCATGCATGCCCCCCCGGATCGTGGTTCGACCTCGTGACACAAGCGTGCTCTCGCGGAGCGGGAACCTGCTATGAGCCACTGTGTGCAGGGCTACCAGATGGAAACTACCCGGACTCGTCGCATGAATGTCATCGTACGCTGCACTGCCGTGGTGCAGAGCTACGCGCGGTAGTGTCCTGCAACGGAGTGTGCGTTAACACATGTCCACCCCCACGTGCCGCCGCGGTACCGCTTCCCGCCGGTGATGCCGATTTTTGTTCAGACGAAGCTTGCTCATCTTTGTGTCAGAAAACATCGGACGGCACCTATGCAGATCGCTCGACAGGGTGTCGCGAGTACTTTGTATGTGAATCTCATCGAGTCATCCGGCGAGGTGTTTGCGAGCCTGGCTTACTCTTCTCGGGGAGTGGCTGTGAGCCGGCACAAGAAACACTCTGCCCACCCCCGGGACGAAGCCCTTGCTTCAACAGGCAGAATGGCCTGTATAGAGATTGGCGTGACTGTTCATCGTGGTACGAGTGCAATCGTGAAAGAGTCACGTCTCGAGGATCATGCGAATCCGGTCTCGTGTTCGACGGGGTTAAATGTGTTCCAAAGCAATCATTTTATTGTGAAGGACCCAGACGATCCTCAGAATGCGAAGGGATGCCGAGCGGAACTTATCAAGATTTAGGTTCAAATTGTACTCATTATTTTCACTGTGAAGGGCCACTAAAAATAAGTCTAGCTTGTCCACCCGGACAGATTTATGACGGTGCAAAGTGTTCTCCTGCTTCTCAGTATTTATGTCCAAGTTTAGAACGTGATTCGTGCTATGGTCGAGCCGATGGTCGGTACCGAGCCGCCGACGCCGGTTGCCGAGGATTCTACTCATGTGTCAATGGTGAAAAAGCGGTATATGCGTGCCAGCAGGGACTCGTTTTCGATGGCGAATCATGCGTGCCAGCGCATCCATCAATCTGTCCAAGCGAAGATTATTCGTGCTCTGGCCTTGCAGACGGTTACCACGCAGAGCTAGACTCAAATTGTCACag atatttttacTGCGAAGGTGGAGATCGACTTGCCACCTTATCATGCCTCGGAGGAAAGATATTTGATGGTCAGGCTTGCGTTGAATCTACGATTCATATATGTGGGGCGGCTCGAAAATCTATCATAGAGAACGGTGGACAGTATTGTGAACGCGATGGTTTCTTTGTGCAACAGGGAACAGAATGTAGGAAATACTACTTTTGCGTTAGCGGCGTACGGACGCATCTAACCTGCCCTACAGGGCACACATTTAATGGCCAAGTCTGTGTGCTCAAAGAACAGTATACCTGCCCCGGCTGA